Proteins encoded within one genomic window of Polaribacter sp. NJDZ03:
- a CDS encoding Dps family protein has product MNKSILGLDKKETANLVDELNGLLANFQIYYQSLRGLHWNIKGKNFFELHVKFEEFYTDSQVKIDDIAERILTLQGKPLHTFTDYINLAIVPVGKNISNDVEAVELVVNSLSELLKVERTILDSSDEANDEGTNSMMSDFIAEQEKTIWMLNSWLGK; this is encoded by the coding sequence ATGAACAAATCAATTTTAGGATTAGACAAAAAAGAAACTGCAAATTTAGTAGATGAATTAAACGGTTTGTTAGCGAATTTTCAAATTTATTATCAAAGTTTAAGAGGTTTACACTGGAATATTAAAGGGAAAAACTTCTTTGAATTGCATGTAAAGTTTGAAGAATTTTATACAGATTCTCAAGTAAAAATAGATGACATTGCAGAACGTATTTTAACTTTACAAGGCAAGCCTTTACATACTTTTACAGATTATATTAATTTAGCAATAGTACCTGTAGGAAAAAATATTTCTAATGATGTAGAAGCAGTGGAGTTGGTTGTAAACTCGCTTTCTGAATTATTAAAAGTTGAAAGAACTATATTAGACTCTTCAGATGAAGCAAATGATGAAGGTACAAACTCTATGATGAGTGATTTTATTGCAGAACAAGAAAAAACAATTTGGATGTTAAACTCTTGGTTAGGTAAATAA
- a CDS encoding ATP-binding cassette domain-containing protein, with product MDNTHFTIESKNLSAKSSLVENILKGIHSFPNLKNKKGLLFSNSILDRFIDEEDKHSKQTLTSKEKRSIRTLSSGEQKKALLNYLLQQKPDFLILDSPFESLDIASVSNLKEDLIALSSEITLIQLFSRKEEILPIITHVLEIENDEIIENIPIEKYTFKETNFSFTGEVPKPITFYKNIPNQLISLQNVNVEYDERCILKNINWTINKNEFWHLIGPNGSGKTTILSMIYGNNVKAFRQEVYLFGKKKGSGESVWEIKEKIGYFSPAILELFKRKITVAQMVLSGFYDSVGLYQTPTTLQIKTADDWLELLNLKGKRNSSFQDLTAATQRLVLIARAMIKHPPLLILDEPLINLDNQGTAIVVALINKIVKESDTTILFVSHREVENLQPNFIYELFPSINGSVGKVKENS from the coding sequence ATGGATAATACCCATTTTACAATTGAAAGCAAAAATCTTTCTGCTAAAAGTTCTTTGGTAGAAAATATCTTAAAAGGGATACATAGTTTCCCTAATTTAAAAAACAAAAAAGGGCTTTTATTTTCAAATTCTATTTTAGATAGATTTATAGATGAAGAAGATAAACACAGCAAACAAACCTTAACAAGTAAAGAAAAGAGAAGCATTAGAACCTTATCTAGTGGAGAGCAAAAAAAGGCTTTACTAAACTATTTATTGCAACAGAAACCAGACTTTTTAATTTTAGACAGTCCGTTTGAAAGTTTAGACATTGCTTCTGTCTCTAATTTAAAAGAAGATCTTATTGCATTATCTTCAGAAATTACTTTAATTCAGCTTTTTAGTAGAAAAGAAGAAATTTTACCAATAATAACACATGTTTTAGAAATTGAAAACGATGAGATTATTGAGAATATTCCTATAGAAAAATACACTTTTAAAGAAACTAACTTTAGTTTTACCGGAGAAGTTCCTAAACCAATTACATTTTACAAAAACATACCAAACCAACTTATATCCTTACAAAATGTAAATGTAGAATATGATGAAAGATGTATTTTAAAGAACATTAATTGGACCATCAATAAAAATGAATTTTGGCACTTAATAGGTCCTAATGGCTCTGGAAAAACCACTATTTTATCCATGATTTATGGAAATAATGTAAAAGCTTTTAGACAAGAAGTTTATTTGTTTGGTAAGAAAAAAGGATCTGGAGAAAGTGTTTGGGAAATTAAAGAGAAAATAGGTTATTTTAGCCCTGCTATATTAGAATTATTTAAACGCAAAATTACAGTTGCGCAAATGGTGCTTTCAGGTTTTTATGATAGCGTTGGTCTATACCAAACCCCAACTACACTTCAAATTAAAACAGCAGATGATTGGCTTGAGTTGTTAAATTTAAAAGGCAAAAGAAATAGCTCTTTTCAAGACCTAACAGCAGCTACTCAAAGATTGGTTTTAATAGCTAGAGCTATGATTAAGCATCCACCATTATTAATTTTAGATGAACCATTAATAAATCTAGATAACCAAGGAACTGCAATTGTGGTTGCTTTAATTAATAAAATTGTAAAAGAAAGTGATACCACTATACTTTTTGTTTCTCATAGAGAAGTAGAAAACCTACAACCTAATTTTATTTATGAGCTTTTTCCGAGTATAAATGGCTCTGTAGGTAAGGTTAAAGAAAATAGTTAG
- a CDS encoding DEAD/DEAH box helicase, which translates to MSTFLELGLKEPINRALTDLGYEKPTVIQEKAIPQIISSTDDLKAFAQTGTGKTAAFSLPILELLDTNSKNVQAIILSPTRELAVQIGNNIKDFCKYLPDVKVATVYGGSSMEDQIRSLKRGAQIVVGTPGRTVDLINRRALKLGNVQWLVLDEADEMLNMGFKDELDKVLEATPETKQTLLFSATFPREVEAIAKNYMTKPVEITSGEKNAGSDNVSHEFYGVTERTRYPALKRIADLNPDIYAIIFCRTRRETQEVADNLIKDGYSADALHGDLSQAQRDSVMGKFRKKTIQILVATDVAARGLDVTELTHVINHKLPDQIENYTHRSGRTGRAGNKGISIVLVNGKEKGKLRQIERIIKKKFLEGKVPSGKEIVQNQLMNLIDKVQNTEVNESEMEEFLPSIYEKLESLDREELIKKFVSLEFNTMLKYYENSKDLNDLSSRDNSRARMENENMTRFFINIGRKDNLNPGKLIGLINDQNIGDKIEIGSIDILDTFSFFELDKNFEDQTLEAFASNQPDFDGRSVNIEITKKERSGGGRRGGKKPFGKKEGGGFGRRKGSEGSSSSRGRSDRRSSDRPDRSDRSSGGASGERRSSGGFGRKRRES; encoded by the coding sequence ATGTCAACATTTTTAGAATTAGGTTTAAAAGAACCGATTAACAGAGCATTGACGGATTTAGGTTACGAAAAACCTACCGTAATTCAGGAAAAAGCAATTCCACAAATTATTTCATCTACAGACGATTTAAAAGCATTTGCACAAACAGGTACAGGTAAAACTGCTGCTTTTAGTTTGCCAATACTAGAGCTTTTAGATACGAACAGTAAAAACGTACAAGCAATAATTTTATCACCAACAAGAGAACTTGCCGTTCAAATTGGTAATAACATTAAAGACTTTTGTAAATATTTACCAGATGTTAAAGTAGCTACCGTATATGGTGGTTCTAGTATGGAAGATCAAATTAGATCTTTAAAAAGAGGAGCACAAATAGTTGTTGGAACTCCGGGTAGAACCGTAGATTTAATTAACAGAAGAGCTTTAAAATTAGGAAACGTTCAATGGTTAGTCTTAGACGAAGCTGATGAAATGTTAAACATGGGTTTTAAAGACGAATTAGATAAAGTTTTAGAAGCTACTCCAGAAACTAAACAAACGTTATTGTTTTCTGCAACTTTTCCAAGAGAAGTAGAGGCAATTGCAAAAAACTACATGACTAAACCAGTAGAAATTACTTCTGGTGAAAAGAACGCAGGTTCAGACAATGTAAGTCACGAGTTTTATGGTGTAACAGAAAGAACACGTTACCCAGCATTAAAAAGAATAGCAGATTTAAACCCTGACATTTATGCAATTATTTTTTGTAGAACTCGTAGAGAGACACAAGAGGTTGCAGACAATTTAATAAAAGATGGTTACAGTGCAGATGCTTTACATGGAGATTTATCTCAAGCGCAAAGAGATTCTGTAATGGGTAAATTCCGTAAGAAAACAATTCAAATATTGGTAGCTACAGATGTTGCTGCTCGTGGATTGGATGTAACGGAATTAACACACGTAATAAACCATAAATTACCAGACCAAATAGAAAACTACACACACAGAAGTGGTAGAACTGGTAGAGCTGGTAATAAAGGTATTTCTATTGTTTTAGTTAACGGTAAAGAAAAAGGGAAATTACGCCAGATTGAAAGAATAATTAAGAAGAAATTCTTAGAAGGTAAAGTTCCATCTGGAAAAGAAATTGTTCAAAATCAATTAATGAATTTAATTGATAAAGTTCAAAATACGGAAGTAAATGAATCTGAAATGGAGGAATTTTTACCAAGTATTTATGAAAAACTAGAATCTTTAGATAGAGAAGAGTTAATAAAGAAATTTGTTTCTTTAGAATTTAATACAATGTTAAAGTATTATGAAAACTCTAAAGATTTAAACGATCTATCTTCTAGAGACAACTCTAGAGCTAGAATGGAGAATGAAAACATGACCCGTTTCTTTATCAATATTGGTAGAAAAGACAACTTAAACCCAGGTAAATTAATTGGTTTAATTAACGACCAAAATATTGGAGATAAGATTGAAATTGGTTCTATAGATATTTTAGATACTTTTTCTTTCTTTGAACTTGATAAAAATTTCGAAGACCAAACATTAGAAGCTTTTGCTAGCAATCAACCAGATTTTGACGGACGCTCTGTAAACATAGAGATTACTAAGAAAGAACGTTCTGGTGGTGGACGAAGAGGTGGTAAAAAACCTTTTGGTAAAAAAGAAGGTGGTGGTTTTGGAAGACGTAAAGGTTCTGAAGGTTCTTCTTCTAGTAGAGGAAGATCTGATAGACGCTCTTCTGATAGACCAGATAGATCAGACAGAAGTTCTGGAGGTGCTTCTGGAGAAAGAAGATCTTCTGGTGGTTTTGGAAGAAAACGTAGAGAAAGCTAA
- a CDS encoding protein-L-isoaspartate(D-aspartate) O-methyltransferase yields MKDTSKHQGLRNQLARVLNAKGIIDKNVLKAVRNIPRHLFIDSSFESHAYQDKAFPIAAEQTISMPYTVAFQSQTLEIEPGEKVLEIGTGSGYQTAVLLELKAEVYSIERQRELFKKTSLFLPKLGYNPKRFIFGDGYIGLKEEAPFDKIIVTAGAPFVPKPLLSQLKVGGKLLIPVGDKTQIMTLFIRKSATAFEKHELGDFAFVPMLEEKN; encoded by the coding sequence TTGAAAGATACTTCTAAACACCAAGGCCTTAGAAACCAACTTGCTAGAGTGCTAAATGCAAAAGGGATTATTGATAAAAATGTATTGAAGGCAGTGCGTAACATTCCTCGTCATCTATTTATTGATAGTAGTTTTGAGTCTCATGCTTATCAAGATAAAGCTTTTCCTATTGCAGCAGAGCAAACTATTTCTATGCCTTACACGGTAGCTTTTCAATCACAAACATTAGAAATAGAGCCTGGTGAAAAAGTATTAGAAATTGGTACTGGTTCTGGGTATCAAACCGCTGTTTTGTTAGAGTTAAAGGCAGAAGTGTACTCTATAGAAAGACAACGAGAGTTGTTTAAGAAAACGTCTCTTTTTTTACCTAAATTGGGGTATAACCCCAAACGATTTATTTTTGGTGATGGATATATAGGTTTAAAAGAAGAAGCACCATTTGATAAAATTATCGTGACTGCTGGTGCTCCTTTTGTTCCTAAACCTTTATTGTCTCAATTAAAAGTAGGAGGTAAGTTATTAATTCCGGTTGGTGACAAAACACAAATAATGACTTTATTTATTAGAAAATCTGCTACAGCGTTTGAAAAACACGAATTAGGAGATTTTGCTTTTGTACCGATGTTGGAAGAAAAGAACTAA
- a CDS encoding Gfo/Idh/MocA family protein, translating into MLKVGVLGAGHLGKIHLRLLQQSDKYNLVGFYDPSKENAKNVAEEFGYTAFDSVEALIDAVEVVDIVTPTLSHFDCAKSAIEKGRHIFIEKPITKTVVEAEALKTLASQFHVLGQVGHVERFNPAFTAVKDQIENPMFIECHRLAEFNPRGTDVPVVLDLMIHDIDIILSVVKSQVKNVHASGVAVISETPDIANARIEFENGCVANLTASRISMKNMRKSRFFQKDAYISVNFLSKESEVVRMKDVPANPDEFAMILQNAEGVKKQIYFENPEVENNNAILDELESFASSIKSNTSPVVSLRQGTEALKVAQMIIDCF; encoded by the coding sequence ATGCTTAAAGTAGGAGTGTTAGGTGCTGGTCACTTAGGAAAAATTCATTTACGATTATTACAACAATCAGACAAATACAACTTAGTTGGTTTTTACGATCCTTCCAAAGAAAATGCAAAAAATGTTGCAGAAGAATTTGGCTATACCGCTTTTGATTCTGTAGAAGCTTTAATAGATGCTGTTGAAGTTGTAGATATTGTAACACCTACTTTATCTCATTTTGATTGCGCTAAATCTGCTATTGAAAAAGGACGTCATATATTTATTGAAAAACCAATTACTAAAACTGTTGTTGAGGCAGAAGCTTTAAAAACTTTGGCAAGTCAGTTTCATGTTCTAGGACAAGTTGGTCATGTAGAACGCTTTAACCCTGCATTTACAGCTGTAAAGGATCAAATTGAAAACCCTATGTTTATTGAATGTCATCGTTTGGCAGAATTTAACCCAAGAGGTACAGATGTGCCAGTAGTGTTAGATTTAATGATTCATGATATTGATATTATTCTTTCTGTTGTAAAATCTCAAGTTAAAAATGTACACGCAAGTGGTGTGGCTGTTATTTCTGAAACTCCGGATATTGCAAACGCAAGAATTGAGTTCGAAAACGGTTGTGTGGCTAATTTAACTGCAAGTAGAATTTCTATGAAAAACATGCGTAAATCTCGCTTTTTTCAAAAGGATGCCTATATTTCTGTTAATTTTTTAAGTAAAGAATCTGAAGTTGTTAGAATGAAAGATGTGCCTGCAAACCCAGATGAATTTGCAATGATTTTACAAAATGCAGAAGGTGTTAAAAAACAGATTTATTTTGAAAACCCTGAAGTAGAAAATAACAACGCTATTTTAGATGAATTAGAATCTTTTGCTAGTTCAATTAAAAGCAACACATCTCCTGTAGTAAGTTTAAGACAAGGAACAGAAGCATTAAAAGTTGCACAAATGATTATTGATTGTTTTTAA
- a CDS encoding ABC-F family ATP-binding cassette domain-containing protein, producing the protein MLSVSNLSVQFGKRILFDDVNTKFQTGNCYGIIGANGAGKSTFLKIISGVQEPTSGQVHLEKGKRMSVLTQDHYAFDEFPVLETVVMGNKELFKIKKQIDDLYADYTDENAEKIGELQIIFEEMNGWNADSDAAAMLSNLGISEELHYSLMKDLDGKQKVRVLIAQALFGNPDVLIMDEPTNDLDFETIAWLENFIANFDNCVIVVSHDRHFLDAVCTHISDIDYSKINNYSGNYTFWYESSQLATRQRAQQNKKAEEKKKELEEFIRRFSANMAKSKQATSRKKMIEKLNVDEIKPSSRRYPAIIFDRDREAGDQILNVEGLSKNFEGDKLFDDVHINLNKGDKIAVISRNSRAVTAFYQIITDNETPDAGKFDWGVTTTQSYLPLDNSSFFQDGELNLVDWLRQYAQTEEEREEVFLRGFLGKMIFSGEEALKKSNVLSGGEKVRCMLSRMMMKRGNVLVLDEPTNHLDLESIQALNNSLINFKGTILFTTHDHEFAQTVANRVIELTPKGVIDRYSTFDDYLSDPKIKELRDKMYS; encoded by the coding sequence ATGTTATCAGTTTCTAATTTATCTGTTCAATTCGGAAAACGAATTTTGTTTGATGATGTTAATACTAAATTTCAAACAGGAAACTGTTATGGAATTATTGGCGCAAACGGAGCAGGAAAATCCACTTTCTTAAAAATTATTTCAGGTGTTCAAGAACCTACTTCAGGTCAGGTACACTTAGAAAAAGGTAAAAGAATGTCTGTGCTAACCCAAGATCATTATGCTTTTGATGAATTCCCGGTTTTAGAAACAGTGGTTATGGGTAATAAAGAGCTGTTTAAAATTAAAAAGCAAATAGATGATTTGTATGCAGATTATACAGATGAAAATGCAGAAAAAATAGGTGAACTTCAAATAATTTTTGAAGAAATGAACGGTTGGAATGCAGATTCTGATGCTGCAGCTATGTTATCTAACTTAGGTATTTCTGAAGAATTGCATTATTCATTAATGAAAGATTTAGATGGTAAACAAAAGGTACGTGTGTTAATTGCACAAGCACTTTTTGGAAATCCAGATGTTTTAATAATGGATGAGCCTACCAATGATTTAGATTTTGAAACCATTGCTTGGTTAGAAAACTTTATTGCAAATTTTGACAACTGTGTAATTGTAGTTTCGCATGATAGACACTTTTTAGATGCAGTTTGTACGCATATTTCTGATATTGATTATAGCAAAATAAATAATTATTCTGGTAATTATACATTTTGGTATGAATCTAGCCAATTAGCAACAAGACAAAGAGCACAACAAAATAAAAAGGCGGAAGAAAAGAAAAAGGAATTGGAAGAGTTTATCCGTCGTTTTTCTGCGAATATGGCAAAATCGAAGCAAGCTACTTCTCGTAAAAAAATGATCGAGAAATTAAATGTAGATGAAATTAAACCTTCAAGTAGACGTTACCCTGCTATTATTTTTGACAGAGATAGAGAAGCTGGAGATCAAATTTTAAATGTAGAAGGTTTATCTAAAAACTTTGAAGGAGATAAATTATTTGATGATGTACATATCAACTTAAATAAAGGAGATAAAATTGCAGTAATTTCTAGAAACTCTAGAGCAGTAACTGCTTTTTATCAAATTATTACTGATAATGAAACGCCAGATGCAGGTAAATTTGATTGGGGAGTTACAACAACACAATCTTACTTACCTTTAGATAATTCTTCTTTTTTCCAAGACGGAGAATTAAATTTGGTAGATTGGTTAAGACAATATGCGCAAACGGAAGAAGAACGTGAAGAAGTTTTTTTAAGAGGTTTCTTAGGGAAAATGATTTTTTCTGGAGAAGAAGCTTTAAAGAAAAGTAATGTGCTTTCTGGGGGTGAAAAAGTACGTTGTATGCTTTCTAGAATGATGATGAAGAGAGGAAATGTGTTAGTTTTAGATGAACCAACAAATCACTTAGATTTAGAATCTATACAAGCTTTAAATAATTCATTAATTAATTTTAAAGGAACTATTTTGTTTACAACGCATGATCATGAGTTTGCACAAACGGTTGCCAACAGAGTTATAGAGTTAACGCCAAAAGGTGTAATTGATAGATATTCTACTTTTGATGATTATTTATCAGATCCAAAAATTAAAGAATTAAGAGATAAAATGTATTCTTAA
- a CDS encoding acyloxyacyl hydrolase: protein MDKKQYLFFLFFILIYSLNAQENKKGILNIKKVGILYNNVNAKNFIFEDEDYKYTSNTLKLQAFYNLGKWRSFDFELIIQPQIQVIKHQLLNSYFVLPSEENFEDKIIEFTTPKTMHLYAFELGFVIKKEVIKNLDFQFTAGLGIATIDTRTERLAKGFTFLENASLGLSYKTTKKIALYIGSNIGHVSNLDFKSPNNGYTFLGLEVGVSYALK from the coding sequence ATGGACAAAAAACAATATCTATTTTTTTTATTTTTTATACTCATCTATTCTTTAAATGCGCAAGAGAACAAAAAAGGGATTCTAAACATTAAAAAGGTTGGAATTTTGTATAATAATGTAAATGCTAAAAACTTTATATTTGAAGATGAAGATTACAAATACACCTCAAATACATTAAAGTTACAAGCTTTTTACAACTTAGGAAAATGGAGGTCTTTTGATTTTGAATTGATTATTCAACCACAAATACAGGTTATAAAACATCAATTACTGAACTCTTATTTTGTATTACCTTCCGAAGAAAATTTTGAAGATAAAATAATTGAATTTACAACGCCTAAAACAATGCATTTATATGCTTTTGAATTGGGCTTTGTGATAAAAAAAGAAGTTATTAAAAATTTAGATTTTCAGTTTACAGCAGGTTTAGGTATAGCAACCATAGACACAAGAACAGAGCGTTTAGCAAAAGGTTTTACATTTTTAGAAAATGCCTCTTTAGGACTTTCTTATAAAACTACAAAAAAAATAGCTTTGTATATTGGAAGTAATATTGGGCACGTTTCTAACCTAGATTTTAAGTCTCCAAATAATGGATATACTTTTTTAGGTTTGGAAGTTGGTGTTTCTTATGCTCTAAAATAA
- a CDS encoding HAD family hydrolase — MEISYKQLLPKINTLIFDVDGVLTNGMVTIMPDGELVRHMNIKDGYALKTAVDKGLNVCIISGGKNEGVRTRLANLGIKDIYLGAHDKIKQYNELVEKYNLKPENVLYMGDDIPDYPVMKLVGMPCCPNDAAPEIQGVSKYISYKKGGEGCVRDVIEQILRVQGKWENNFSAKYD; from the coding sequence ATGGAAATTAGTTACAAACAATTATTACCCAAAATAAATACTTTAATTTTTGACGTAGATGGCGTACTCACCAACGGAATGGTTACCATTATGCCAGATGGAGAATTAGTAAGACACATGAATATTAAAGATGGTTATGCTTTAAAAACGGCTGTTGATAAAGGCTTAAATGTTTGTATTATTTCTGGAGGAAAAAACGAAGGTGTTAGAACCCGTTTAGCCAACTTAGGTATAAAAGATATTTATTTAGGCGCTCACGATAAAATTAAGCAATACAACGAATTGGTAGAAAAATACAATTTAAAACCAGAAAATGTATTGTATATGGGAGATGACATACCAGATTACCCTGTTATGAAATTAGTAGGTATGCCTTGTTGCCCAAATGATGCAGCGCCAGAAATACAAGGAGTTTCTAAATATATTTCTTATAAAAAAGGTGGCGAAGGCTGCGTGAGAGACGTTATTGAACAAATTTTACGTGTTCAAGGAAAATGGGAAAATAATTTTAGTGCAAAATATGACTAA
- a CDS encoding DUF2147 domain-containing protein → MKKSLLTFVLIITSFTMSSQTIFGKWNSKNDETGKVDSVVEIYEKDGKAFAKIIDIKNPDRKTAVCSLCEGVNKDKPILGLNILSGLQKDGDEWSGGTILDPRNGKVYKSYVELVKPNKLKVRGYIGLSLFGKTTYWERAL, encoded by the coding sequence ATGAAAAAATCTCTTTTAACATTCGTACTTATAATTACTTCTTTTACTATGAGTTCACAAACAATTTTTGGAAAATGGAATTCTAAAAATGATGAAACAGGTAAAGTTGACTCTGTTGTAGAAATCTATGAAAAAGATGGAAAAGCTTTTGCAAAAATAATAGACATAAAAAACCCTGACAGAAAAACAGCTGTTTGTAGTTTATGTGAAGGAGTTAATAAAGACAAACCAATTTTAGGTTTAAATATTTTATCTGGTCTACAAAAAGATGGTGATGAATGGTCTGGAGGTACAATCTTAGATCCAAGAAATGGTAAGGTTTACAAAAGTTATGTTGAATTAGTAAAACCAAATAAATTAAAAGTCCGTGGTTATATTGGTCTTTCATTATTTGGAAAAACGACATACTGGGAAAGAGCTTTATAA
- a CDS encoding hydrogen peroxide-inducible genes activator produces MTITQLKYVLSVAEYQNFTVAAEHSFVTQPTLSMQIQKLEDELGVKIFNRSKKPIELTEVGKKIVEQAKVIVDESNRILDIVHQQKGYIGGEFRLGIIPTVMPTLLPMFLQNFTKKYPKVKLIIEELTTEEIIRKLTDGHIDAGLAATPLENEAIKERPLYYEPFVGLIPQNHRLYKNKTITAEELEMEDILLLEDGHCFKDSVINLCRTHKIDNKKGFQLESGSFDTLIKLSKEGLGMTLLPYLHTLDLNEIDKSHLREFTTPPPAREVSLIYHKSQLKMQLIEALKKTIDGVVRGAISFSDVKIISPLQKK; encoded by the coding sequence ATGACTATTACCCAATTAAAATACGTTTTGTCTGTTGCAGAATACCAGAATTTTACGGTTGCTGCAGAACATAGTTTCGTAACTCAACCTACACTGAGTATGCAAATTCAAAAATTGGAGGATGAATTAGGTGTTAAGATATTTAATAGATCTAAAAAACCAATTGAATTAACAGAAGTAGGTAAAAAAATTGTAGAACAAGCAAAAGTAATTGTAGATGAAAGTAACAGAATATTAGATATTGTTCATCAACAAAAAGGATATATAGGAGGCGAATTTAGATTGGGAATTATCCCTACAGTTATGCCTACATTATTGCCTATGTTTTTGCAAAATTTTACAAAAAAATACCCGAAAGTAAAGTTAATTATAGAAGAATTAACTACGGAAGAAATTATAAGAAAATTAACTGATGGACATATAGATGCAGGTCTTGCTGCCACACCTTTAGAAAATGAGGCTATAAAAGAGAGGCCTCTATACTACGAGCCTTTTGTTGGTTTAATACCACAAAACCATCGTTTATATAAAAACAAAACCATTACTGCCGAAGAGTTAGAAATGGAAGATATTTTATTACTAGAAGATGGGCACTGTTTTAAAGACAGCGTTATTAATTTATGTAGAACACATAAAATTGATAACAAAAAAGGGTTTCAATTAGAAAGCGGAAGTTTTGATACCTTAATTAAACTATCTAAAGAAGGTTTAGGTATGACATTGCTACCTTATTTACATACTTTAGACTTAAATGAGATTGATAAAAGTCATTTACGTGAATTTACAACACCTCCTCCCGCAAGAGAAGTGAGTTTAATTTACCATAAATCACAATTAAAAATGCAATTAATTGAAGCCTTAAAGAAAACGATAGATGGTGTTGTTAGAGGTGCTATTTCTTTTTCTGATGTAAAAATTATTAGTCCTTTGCAGAAAAAATAA
- a CDS encoding 3-hydroxybutyryl-CoA dehydrogenase: MKNIAIIGAGTMGNGIAHTFAQYNYKVSLIDISEVSLKKGMDTITRNLDRMVAKEKISEADKTQTLKNISTFTSIKDGVKDAHLVVEAATENAVLKAKIFKELDEVCNENTLLATNTSSISITQIAAATNRPDKVIGMHFMNPVPIMKLVEIIRGYNTSNEVMETIVALSKKVGKIPVEVNDYPGFVANRILMPMINESIETLYNNVAGVEEIDTVMKLGMAHPMGPLQLADFIGLDVCLSIMNVLYDGFKSPKYAPCPLLVNMVMAGKLGVKSGEGFYDYSESRKAEKVAKMFS, from the coding sequence ATGAAAAACATAGCTATTATTGGAGCCGGAACCATGGGAAATGGAATTGCTCACACCTTTGCACAGTATAATTATAAAGTAAGTTTAATAGACATTTCTGAAGTTTCTTTAAAAAAAGGAATGGACACCATTACTAGAAATTTAGACAGAATGGTAGCCAAAGAAAAAATTTCTGAAGCAGATAAAACTCAGACTTTAAAAAACATTAGCACTTTTACCTCTATTAAAGACGGGGTTAAAGATGCTCATTTAGTTGTGGAAGCAGCTACTGAAAATGCTGTTTTAAAAGCAAAAATTTTTAAAGAATTAGATGAAGTTTGTAATGAAAATACCCTTTTAGCTACCAATACTTCTTCTATTTCTATAACGCAAATTGCAGCAGCAACCAACAGACCAGATAAGGTTATTGGAATGCATTTTATGAACCCTGTGCCAATTATGAAGTTGGTAGAAATTATTAGAGGTTACAATACTTCTAATGAGGTAATGGAAACCATTGTTGCACTTTCTAAAAAGGTTGGTAAAATTCCGGTGGAAGTAAATGATTATCCTGGTTTTGTGGCTAACAGAATTTTAATGCCTATGATTAACGAATCTATAGAAACTTTATACAATAATGTTGCTGGTGTAGAAGAAATTGATACGGTAATGAAACTTGGAATGGCACACCCTATGGGGCCTTTGCAATTGGCAGATTTTATTGGTTTAGATGTTTGTTTGTCTATTATGAATGTTTTGTATGATGGCTTTAAAAGCCCTAAATATGCTCCTTGCCCGTTATTAGTAAACATGGTAATGGCAGGTAAATTAGGTGTAAAATCTGGTGAAGGTTTTTATGATTATTCAGAAAGTAGAAAGGCTGAAAAAGTAGCTAAAATGTTTTCTTAA